The following coding sequences lie in one Niabella agricola genomic window:
- a CDS encoding SusC/RagA family TonB-linked outer membrane protein: MRILFVKLLFCVGVWIWGNGSVHGQVIKGVVRAKTDNRPLEGVTVQVNGKSAAITTTNAEGSYQLSGGSSTDSILFSHVGFERLAVAIAGQSKIDVQLTPLNASLDQVVVIGYGSVRKLDLTGSVGTVNVEDMKKAPVPSFAQALAGRVAGVQVNSTDGQPGGGMNIMIRGAGSLTQSTTPLYVVDGFPIENLDPNTLNMDDIASVSILKDASSTSIYGSRGANGVVLIQTRRGKQGKPEVTIGGTMGYQLKPPLIPVMSPYEFVKYQMELNPNSFNTPAYTALGKTLDDYKNVQGINWQDHILQTGVYRNYNLGIRGGSEQTRYSVSGSVFNQKGVIINTGMDRYTGRLSLDQVISEKFKVGTNVALTQTDVYGQQIRSIYGGGNATSPALVRAWMYRPVSAIEGQDLLSEDADQQAVTGSDFRINPVTDLQNQYQHTIRNQLQADAYVSYALTPELILKSAAGLMQSNVRNEQFYNSKTSQGSPLNPSNKNGVWGSMSNNNSNSFFNENTLNYKTLIGEDHSINGMLLFGVNQYKTMYTSFTGIQLPNEAKRMDGLDESSGGTFTAPSIYNTVNTMVSYAARVDYNFRSKYMFTLNFRADGSSKFFQPWGYFPGGAVAWNMGQEDFFREGLPFITNSKLRASYGQNGNNRVGDYDAYAKLSLNNTGQGYSFNNQAPVPAAYLSTLGNPLLQWEKTEQIDIGYEIGILDNRIGLEVDWYRRTASNLLLNTDLPQSSGFGTAQVNIGSLRNTGWEFTLNTTNIKTTDFNWTSSFNISFNKNKVLSLAYGQPSLSRVPAYLSQFGQPLYLSEVGRPVGMMIGYIWDGNYQYEDFDNPAPGVYVLKKTVATNGTARNVVQPGDIKLRDLNGDGTVNASDMTIIGRGQPVHIGGFSNNLNYKGFSLNVFFQWSYGNDIYNANRLLLEGNSNGFANINQYASYVNRWTPENPTNENYRTRGQGFIGYFSSKNVEDGSYLRLKTVSLSYSLPSRLIRKAYLKNLSVDLSAQNLVTWTRYSGLDPEVSTADNVLMPGYDFSAYPNVRTIVFGLKATF, translated from the coding sequence ATGCGTATTTTATTTGTAAAGTTGCTTTTTTGCGTCGGGGTATGGATATGGGGGAACGGCTCCGTGCATGGGCAGGTAATCAAAGGCGTGGTTCGCGCAAAAACGGACAACCGGCCATTGGAAGGAGTTACGGTCCAGGTAAATGGTAAGTCTGCTGCCATAACCACTACGAATGCGGAAGGCAGCTATCAGCTCAGTGGCGGCAGTTCCACGGATTCGATCCTGTTTTCGCATGTAGGTTTTGAGCGCCTGGCCGTTGCCATTGCCGGACAGTCAAAAATTGATGTGCAGCTCACTCCCTTAAATGCTTCTCTGGACCAGGTGGTGGTAATTGGTTACGGATCTGTTCGTAAACTTGATCTTACGGGCTCGGTAGGAACTGTTAATGTGGAAGATATGAAGAAAGCGCCGGTGCCTTCCTTTGCGCAGGCGCTGGCCGGAAGGGTCGCCGGTGTACAGGTAAATAGTACAGATGGGCAGCCCGGAGGAGGGATGAATATCATGATCCGCGGAGCGGGGTCATTAACACAAAGTACTACCCCCTTGTATGTGGTAGATGGATTTCCCATAGAAAATCTCGATCCCAATACGCTGAATATGGATGACATCGCATCGGTGTCGATCCTGAAAGATGCTTCGTCTACTTCAATTTATGGTTCAAGAGGCGCAAACGGAGTGGTGCTCATTCAAACGCGTAGGGGAAAGCAGGGCAAACCGGAGGTGACGATCGGCGGTACTATGGGCTATCAGCTAAAGCCGCCGCTGATTCCCGTAATGAGCCCCTATGAGTTTGTGAAATACCAAATGGAATTAAACCCCAACTCTTTTAATACGCCGGCTTATACAGCATTGGGAAAAACGCTGGATGATTATAAAAATGTTCAGGGTATTAACTGGCAGGACCATATTTTACAAACGGGCGTGTACCGGAATTACAACCTGGGAATCCGTGGTGGTTCGGAACAAACAAGATATTCGGTGTCCGGATCGGTATTCAACCAAAAAGGGGTAATCATTAATACGGGAATGGACCGGTATACGGGAAGACTTTCATTGGATCAGGTGATTTCGGAAAAGTTCAAAGTGGGAACCAATGTGGCGCTTACACAAACCGATGTTTACGGCCAGCAGATCCGCTCCATTTACGGGGGCGGCAACGCTACGTCTCCCGCCCTCGTTCGTGCCTGGATGTACCGGCCGGTATCGGCTATTGAGGGGCAGGACTTATTAAGCGAAGATGCCGATCAGCAGGCGGTTACAGGCAGCGACTTCCGGATCAACCCCGTTACTGATCTGCAAAACCAATACCAGCATACGATACGTAACCAGTTGCAGGCCGATGCGTATGTCAGCTATGCCCTTACCCCGGAACTCATTTTAAAATCTGCAGCAGGCTTGATGCAATCCAATGTACGCAACGAACAGTTTTATAACTCTAAAACATCACAGGGGAGCCCGTTAAACCCCTCCAATAAGAATGGCGTATGGGGAAGCATGAGCAACAATAATTCCAACAGCTTTTTTAATGAAAATACACTGAATTACAAAACGCTGATCGGGGAGGACCATTCCATCAACGGAATGTTGTTATTTGGCGTAAACCAGTATAAAACAATGTACACTTCCTTTACTGGTATACAACTTCCAAATGAAGCAAAACGCATGGACGGATTGGACGAGTCATCGGGCGGTACGTTTACGGCTCCCAGTATTTATAATACCGTCAATACCATGGTGTCCTACGCGGCACGGGTGGATTATAATTTCAGATCCAAATATATGTTTACATTGAATTTCAGGGCCGACGGTTCCTCGAAATTTTTTCAGCCCTGGGGTTATTTTCCCGGGGGCGCCGTTGCCTGGAACATGGGTCAGGAAGATTTTTTCCGGGAAGGACTGCCATTTATTACAAACTCAAAACTGAGGGCCAGCTACGGTCAGAATGGTAACAATCGTGTAGGTGATTACGACGCCTATGCAAAACTGTCGCTAAACAATACGGGTCAGGGATATTCTTTCAACAACCAGGCCCCTGTACCCGCTGCATATTTATCCACGCTGGGAAACCCCCTGCTGCAGTGGGAGAAAACCGAACAGATCGATATCGGTTATGAAATTGGCATACTGGATAACCGGATCGGGCTGGAAGTGGACTGGTATCGCCGTACGGCATCCAACCTGCTGCTGAATACAGATCTGCCGCAGAGCTCCGGCTTTGGTACGGCCCAGGTAAATATCGGCAGCCTGCGTAATACAGGCTGGGAGTTTACACTGAATACTACCAACATCAAAACAACAGATTTTAACTGGACCAGCAGTTTTAATATCAGCTTTAATAAAAATAAAGTATTGTCGCTTGCTTATGGCCAACCCTCTTTGAGCAGGGTGCCTGCCTATCTCTCCCAGTTTGGGCAACCCCTGTATCTTTCGGAGGTTGGCAGACCGGTAGGAATGATGATCGGTTATATCTGGGACGGAAATTATCAATATGAGGATTTTGATAATCCGGCTCCCGGTGTCTACGTTCTCAAGAAAACGGTTGCAACCAATGGTACCGCGCGCAATGTGGTACAGCCGGGCGATATCAAGCTTAGGGATCTAAATGGTGATGGAACCGTAAATGCGTCCGATATGACCATTATCGGGCGGGGGCAGCCGGTACATATCGGAGGTTTTTCAAATAATTTAAATTACAAGGGATTTTCGCTGAATGTTTTTTTTCAGTGGTCTTACGGCAATGATATCTACAATGCCAACCGCTTGTTGCTCGAAGGAAACAGTAACGGCTTTGCCAATATCAATCAATACGCCAGCTATGTTAACCGGTGGACCCCGGAAAATCCAACCAATGAAAATTACCGGACACGCGGGCAGGGCTTCATTGGTTATTTTTCATCCAAGAATGTCGAGGACGGTTCTTACCTCAGGCTGAAAACTGTATCGCTGTCTTATTCACTTCCCTCCAGGCTGATCCGGAAAGCCTATCTCAAAAACTTATCGGTCGATCTTTCGGCACAGAACCTGGTTACCTGGACCCGCTATTCCGGCCTTGATCCCGAAGTATCTACCGCGGATAATGTGTTAATGCCGGGCTATGATTTTTCGGCGTATCCAAATGTACGCACCATCGTATTTGGTTTGAAAGCGACTTTTTAA
- a CDS encoding DeoR/GlpR family DNA-binding transcription regulator, whose product MRKDERQKLILKEINLHNKVLCADLSLQLKVSDDTIRRDIIELAEIGKVVKVHGGAVGPSFVSPFSGQNEVYALESKKIIAEKALRLIKNNSTVLTEGGTTILELAKMIPKNMKATFFTISPQIAITLSEFDNIEVITIGGRLLKNANLHVGSGMINQLSEIKADLCLLGANAFSVVEGLTDLDWEVVQAKKALIRSAKKVAVLTISEKLNTIQTIKICDVNQVNYLITELDPDDPSLIRYQDTNLTLL is encoded by the coding sequence ATGCGTAAAGACGAACGGCAAAAGTTAATATTAAAAGAAATCAACCTACACAACAAAGTGTTGTGCGCAGACCTGAGTTTGCAGCTAAAAGTGTCTGACGATACCATCCGGCGGGACATTATTGAGCTGGCCGAAATCGGAAAAGTGGTAAAAGTGCACGGAGGCGCCGTTGGCCCTTCTTTTGTGTCGCCATTTAGCGGACAAAATGAAGTTTACGCCCTGGAATCCAAAAAAATCATTGCAGAAAAGGCTCTAAGACTGATAAAAAATAATTCAACCGTACTCACCGAGGGGGGAACAACCATACTTGAATTAGCCAAAATGATCCCCAAAAATATGAAAGCTACATTCTTTACCATCAGTCCGCAAATCGCCATTACTTTATCGGAATTCGACAATATAGAAGTGATCACCATCGGCGGGCGGCTGCTGAAAAACGCCAACCTGCATGTGGGATCCGGAATGATCAACCAGCTTTCTGAAATAAAAGCAGACCTCTGTTTACTGGGCGCAAACGCTTTCTCCGTCGTCGAAGGGTTAACCGATCTTGACTGGGAAGTAGTTCAGGCCAAAAAGGCCCTGATACGATCTGCAAAAAAAGTGGCCGTTCTTACAATTTCTGAGAAGTTAAATACCATCCAGACGATCAAGATCTGCGATGTAAACCAGGTGAATTACCTGATCACCGAACTGGACCCCGATGACCCCAGCCTGATCAGATACCAGGATACCAATCTCACCCTACTTTAA
- a CDS encoding dihydrodipicolinate synthase family protein, producing the protein MSLPDTIKNILHEGIAIPAHPLALTAERDFDEAIQRRLTRYYLASGAGGIAVAVHSTQFEIREPQVNLLEKVLYTAADEVEKSGKEQFVKVAGICGPTDQAVSEARLAKRYGYHLGLLSMGGLNTLTEEALIERAKAVAEIVPVFGFYLQPAVGGRILSFEFWRKFAAIPNVQAIKIAAFNRYQTLDVVRAVCSSERADEIALYTGNDDNIIADLLTTYQFNINGRLVQKDFRGGLLGHWAVWTHKAARLLDAIKAYKSGDQAGLGDWLTKNIQVTDMNAAIFDPVNRFHGCIPGIHEVLRRQGLLKGTWCLNPNEVLSPGQADEITRVTRAYPDLVDDDFVTTFLQQDRG; encoded by the coding sequence ATGAGTTTACCGGATACAATAAAAAATATATTGCATGAGGGGATTGCAATACCGGCACATCCGCTGGCCCTTACTGCCGAAAGAGATTTTGATGAGGCCATCCAACGCAGGTTGACCCGCTATTACCTGGCCAGTGGTGCCGGGGGAATTGCGGTAGCGGTGCATTCCACCCAATTTGAAATAAGAGAGCCTCAGGTTAATTTGCTGGAGAAAGTGCTGTACACGGCTGCTGATGAAGTTGAGAAAAGCGGTAAAGAGCAGTTTGTAAAGGTTGCTGGTATCTGCGGACCAACGGACCAGGCCGTTAGTGAAGCCAGGTTGGCAAAGCGATATGGCTATCACCTTGGATTGTTAAGCATGGGTGGGCTGAATACGCTGACCGAAGAGGCACTGATCGAGCGTGCTAAAGCCGTTGCCGAGATTGTTCCGGTATTTGGGTTTTACTTACAACCTGCAGTAGGCGGCCGGATTTTGAGTTTTGAATTCTGGCGAAAGTTTGCAGCAATACCTAATGTACAGGCCATCAAAATTGCTGCCTTTAACCGCTATCAGACACTGGATGTGGTGCGGGCGGTTTGCAGTTCTGAAAGGGCGGACGAGATTGCGCTGTACACGGGCAATGATGATAATATCATCGCAGATCTGCTGACGACGTATCAGTTTAATATCAACGGAAGACTCGTGCAAAAAGATTTTCGGGGCGGCCTGCTGGGGCATTGGGCGGTGTGGACACATAAGGCTGCCAGGTTGCTCGATGCCATCAAGGCCTATAAATCCGGCGATCAGGCCGGCCTGGGAGACTGGCTCACTAAAAATATTCAGGTAACGGATATGAATGCCGCCATTTTTGATCCGGTCAATCGTTTTCACGGATGCATTCCCGGTATTCATGAAGTATTGAGAAGGCAGGGTTTATTAAAGGGAACCTGGTGCCTGAACCCGAATGAGGTGTTATCGCCCGGGCAGGCGGATGAAATAACACGGGTAACCCGGGCTTATCCGGATCTGGTGGACGATGATTTTGTAACAACCTTTTTACAACAGGATAGAGGCTAG
- a CDS encoding DegT/DnrJ/EryC1/StrS family aminotransferase → MNNKGRRSFIKKSAVIGLGATLSFDKVLPTVLNAGATPAVLGGTPLVNAPWPKWPIWNKETDEPLVLEALRSGVWSRAEKVTLFEKKWAALIGAKRALTTVNGTNALITAVAQSDIGGGDEVILPPYTFIATLTAVLNAGAMPVFADINPDTFLIDPEAIKKKITPRTRAILPVHICGLPADMGSIMQIAKQHDLVVIEDACQAWLAEINNKKVGTFGHAGCFSFQNSKNLPIGEGGAIVSDDEAFMDRCVSYHNLGLPYGTASARPGSKLRLTEYQAAIGMVQMERLLPQTATRNENAGYLRQQMKQIKGIVPHTLNAGVTKAAYHLFPFRYDKRHFADLSKAQFIKALQAEGVPCSGGYTPLNTVENLGNTFETKNYKKMYSAPELSYERFKEHNQCPRNEQLCQEAVWLPQNVLLANRESMDMIVSAIQRIQKNAAAIGKKGG, encoded by the coding sequence ATGAACAATAAAGGCCGCAGAAGTTTTATAAAAAAGTCAGCAGTTATCGGACTGGGAGCAACACTCAGCTTTGATAAGGTATTGCCCACTGTTTTGAATGCCGGGGCAACGCCGGCCGTGCTGGGCGGAACACCTCTGGTCAATGCGCCCTGGCCCAAATGGCCCATTTGGAATAAAGAAACCGATGAGCCGCTTGTTTTGGAAGCATTACGCAGCGGCGTTTGGTCGCGGGCGGAGAAAGTGACCCTGTTCGAAAAAAAATGGGCAGCGCTGATTGGGGCAAAAAGAGCACTTACCACGGTTAACGGAACCAATGCGCTGATCACTGCAGTGGCGCAATCGGATATCGGAGGCGGGGATGAGGTGATTTTACCGCCCTATACGTTTATTGCCACCCTTACTGCAGTACTGAACGCCGGTGCGATGCCTGTATTTGCCGATATAAACCCCGATACCTTTCTGATCGATCCGGAGGCTATAAAGAAAAAGATCACACCCCGCACGAGGGCCATATTACCGGTGCATATTTGCGGATTGCCCGCAGATATGGGAAGTATAATGCAAATTGCGAAGCAGCACGACCTGGTGGTGATTGAAGATGCCTGCCAGGCCTGGCTGGCGGAGATCAACAACAAGAAGGTAGGCACTTTTGGTCACGCCGGTTGTTTCAGCTTTCAGAATTCTAAAAACCTGCCGATAGGGGAAGGCGGCGCTATTGTAAGTGACGATGAGGCCTTTATGGACCGGTGCGTGTCATATCATAATCTTGGTTTACCCTATGGAACCGCGTCCGCACGTCCGGGTAGCAAATTACGGTTGACGGAATACCAGGCTGCAATCGGGATGGTGCAGATGGAGCGGCTATTACCTCAAACCGCCACCAGGAACGAAAATGCAGGTTATTTACGGCAGCAGATGAAGCAGATAAAAGGAATTGTACCACATACCCTCAACGCCGGCGTAACAAAGGCGGCTTACCACCTGTTTCCCTTCAGGTACGATAAGCGGCATTTTGCGGATCTTTCGAAAGCGCAATTCATAAAAGCGTTGCAGGCGGAAGGAGTTCCTTGTTCGGGGGGGTATACACCCCTGAATACAGTGGAGAATCTGGGTAATACATTTGAAACCAAGAATTATAAAAAAATGTATTCAGCACCCGAGTTGAGTTACGAGCGGTTTAAAGAGCATAATCAATGCCCCAGGAATGAACAGCTTTGCCAGGAAGCCGTATGGTTGCCGCAGAATGTGTTACTCGCCAACCGGGAAAGCATGGATATGATTGTTTCGGCCATTCAGCGGATTCAGAAAAATGCCGCTGCCATTGGTAAAAAAGGGGGCTAG
- a CDS encoding L-alanine-DL-glutamate epimerase, whose product MKRRAFIKDTVVWSLLPAIKPLAGMARQSSNMKIKIDHIASDFERQPLVRPFGFKGGYLTELWQTVALMQTAASGPKLGLATQSVLYGDPDVFSAHSESAGNALMYALSEKALQLARETPFETPADLLSAILPEVRKYAVSLTGRSNVNLNFIYNALVSVDNAAWLVYASENKCPDFDTMIPALYRKPLSMHNPRIAVMYQIPYGMPMTDLVKAAGEGYFVFKIKTGMPGNQEQMLQSDIERLTLIHQTLKNLRTPQTKDGRLVYTLDANGRYQKKESLLRYLDHARKIGAFDQIRLIEEPFWESNNETVEDVGVIIGADESVHTEADAIKRIQQGYKALVLKGIAKTLSVSFKIAKVAHENNVACICADLTVNPLLLDWHKNLAGRLQPFPGIGMPMIETNGDMNYRNWELMKTFHPVQNASWQQVKQGVFELNDDFYKRSGGIFMGTDHYERMFKRS is encoded by the coding sequence ATGAAACGAAGGGCTTTTATCAAAGATACGGTTGTATGGTCGCTGCTGCCAGCCATCAAACCGTTGGCAGGCATGGCCCGTCAATCCTCAAACATGAAAATCAAAATTGATCATATTGCTTCGGATTTTGAGCGGCAACCCCTGGTTCGGCCCTTTGGATTTAAGGGCGGGTATTTAACCGAATTATGGCAAACGGTTGCGTTAATGCAAACTGCTGCAAGCGGTCCCAAGCTTGGCCTTGCCACACAGAGTGTTTTGTACGGAGATCCCGACGTCTTTTCGGCACACTCGGAAAGTGCAGGTAATGCATTGATGTATGCACTATCTGAAAAAGCCTTGCAATTGGCAAGAGAAACGCCCTTCGAAACGCCGGCAGATCTTTTATCTGCGATCTTGCCCGAGGTGCGCAAATACGCTGTGTCGCTTACCGGACGAAGCAACGTAAACCTTAATTTTATTTATAATGCCCTGGTTAGTGTAGACAATGCTGCCTGGCTCGTTTATGCATCTGAAAACAAATGCCCGGATTTCGATACGATGATCCCGGCTCTTTACCGGAAGCCACTCAGTATGCATAATCCGAGGATTGCAGTCATGTATCAGATTCCTTATGGTATGCCGATGACGGACCTGGTAAAGGCTGCCGGGGAGGGGTATTTTGTTTTTAAAATTAAAACCGGGATGCCGGGCAACCAGGAGCAAATGCTCCAATCAGATATAGAGCGGCTTACGCTTATACATCAAACGCTTAAAAATTTAAGAACGCCTCAAACAAAGGATGGACGGCTTGTGTACACACTGGATGCAAACGGACGGTACCAAAAAAAGGAAAGCTTGTTGAGGTATCTTGATCATGCCCGGAAAATAGGTGCTTTTGACCAGATACGGTTAATTGAAGAACCGTTTTGGGAGTCCAATAATGAAACTGTTGAGGATGTTGGGGTGATTATAGGAGCCGATGAAAGCGTACATACGGAGGCCGATGCCATCAAAAGAATTCAACAGGGGTACAAGGCCCTGGTGTTAAAAGGCATTGCCAAAACCTTAAGTGTGAGTTTTAAAATAGCCAAGGTAGCCCACGAAAATAATGTAGCCTGCATCTGCGCGGATCTTACCGTAAACCCGTTGCTGCTGGACTGGCACAAAAACCTGGCGGGGCGGTTACAGCCATTTCCGGGAATCGGAATGCCGATGATCGAAACCAATGGGGATATGAATTACAGGAATTGGGAGTTGATGAAAACCTTTCACCCCGTGCAAAACGCATCCTGGCAACAAGTGAAGCAAGGGGTGTTTGAGTTGAATGATGATTTTTATAAGCGCAGCGGTGGCATCTTTATGGGTACAGATCATTATGAAAGGATGTTTAAACGAAGCTGA
- a CDS encoding NAD-dependent epimerase/dehydratase family protein gives MNELQLIEDELYQPSKALLEDLQALDGDIIFLGAGGKMGPSMIKLASIALRAANLSKRLIAVSRFSDEAAKKELEDLGVEIIAADLLDDAQLQALPDVKNVMYLAGTKFGTNGNEPFTWAMNAYLPGRVAEKYKNSRIVAFSTGNVYPFSKLEQGGFSEETKPDPVGEYGQSCLGRERIFQYFSRVYQTPVLIYRLNYAVDLRYGVLLEVGKSVYNGTPINISTGAVNVIWQGDANEIALRSFLHCSTPAKILNVTGPETISLTWLATQFGGLFDKQPVFTGQVQDTALLSNASEAHQLFGYPRVSLRKMIRLVADWIRLEGRQINKPTHFQERQGQF, from the coding sequence ATGAATGAATTGCAATTAATAGAAGACGAATTGTACCAGCCATCGAAGGCCTTGCTGGAAGATCTGCAGGCATTGGACGGCGATATCATTTTTCTGGGGGCCGGTGGTAAAATGGGGCCCAGCATGATAAAACTCGCCAGTATAGCATTGCGCGCAGCAAATTTATCTAAAAGACTGATCGCTGTTTCCAGGTTTAGTGATGAGGCTGCAAAAAAGGAGTTAGAGGATCTGGGGGTTGAGATTATTGCAGCAGACCTGCTGGATGATGCACAACTGCAGGCACTGCCGGATGTTAAGAACGTAATGTACCTGGCGGGAACGAAATTTGGAACAAACGGAAATGAGCCCTTTACCTGGGCTATGAATGCGTATTTGCCGGGGCGTGTTGCAGAAAAATATAAAAACTCCCGGATTGTTGCGTTTTCCACCGGCAATGTATACCCCTTTTCCAAATTGGAGCAGGGGGGATTTTCAGAGGAAACAAAACCGGATCCCGTTGGTGAGTACGGCCAGTCGTGCCTGGGCCGGGAGCGCATATTCCAGTATTTTTCCAGGGTTTATCAAACGCCGGTGCTGATTTACCGTTTGAATTATGCCGTTGATTTGCGTTACGGGGTTTTGCTGGAAGTAGGGAAATCGGTTTACAACGGAACACCGATCAATATTTCGACAGGAGCGGTAAATGTGATCTGGCAGGGCGATGCCAATGAGATCGCATTACGCAGCTTTTTGCATTGCAGCACCCCGGCAAAAATTTTAAATGTAACCGGTCCGGAAACCATAAGTTTAACCTGGCTGGCTACGCAGTTTGGGGGCCTGTTCGATAAACAGCCAGTGTTTACAGGGCAGGTTCAGGATACGGCTCTGTTGAGTAATGCGTCTGAGGCGCACCAGCTTTTTGGCTATCCACGTGTAAGTTTGCGAAAAATGATCCGGTTGGTAGCCGATTGGATCCGCCTGGAGGGGCGACAGATAAACAAGCCTACTCATTTTCAGGAACGGCAAGGACAATTTTAA
- a CDS encoding Gfo/Idh/MocA family oxidoreductase produces MRRVGIIGLDTSHSTEFIKALNNAKQTTAYNGYYVPIAYPYGSRKIESSYSRIGQYTREAKENGVAIAGSIDELLNNCDVVLLETNDGSLHLEQAAQIFKSRKKVFMDKPAAAKIDDVISIYKLAQQYHAPMFSSSSLRFIEKAQQVRNRSFGKVLGASTFSPAKIEASHTDLFWYGIHGVELLYTVMGTGCVSVRQSSTTDTDVVVGTWSDGRIGVFRGTRNGKHDYGGIAHTENATVYIDQYEGYVPLLKEIIKFFENRHLSGSSRRNPGNLRIHGCSRQK; encoded by the coding sequence ATGCGCAGGGTGGGCATTATCGGGCTGGACACATCACATTCCACCGAATTTATTAAAGCGCTAAACAACGCAAAGCAAACGACCGCTTATAATGGATATTATGTACCGATCGCCTATCCCTATGGCAGCCGGAAAATAGAAAGCAGTTACAGCCGCATCGGTCAGTATACCAGAGAAGCAAAAGAAAACGGGGTCGCCATTGCAGGTTCTATTGATGAACTGTTGAACAATTGCGATGTTGTATTGCTTGAAACCAACGACGGGTCCCTGCACCTGGAACAGGCCGCTCAAATTTTCAAAAGCAGGAAAAAAGTATTTATGGACAAACCGGCTGCCGCCAAAATAGATGATGTTATCAGTATTTACAAGCTTGCCCAACAATACCATGCCCCGATGTTTTCATCATCATCCCTGCGGTTTATAGAAAAAGCGCAGCAGGTACGTAACCGTAGCTTTGGAAAAGTGTTGGGCGCGAGCACATTTAGCCCTGCCAAAATTGAGGCCTCTCACACCGACCTGTTCTGGTATGGCATCCATGGTGTGGAGTTGTTGTATACGGTCATGGGCACAGGCTGTGTAAGTGTACGCCAGTCCTCAACAACCGATACAGATGTGGTAGTAGGTACCTGGAGCGATGGCAGGATCGGCGTTTTCCGGGGTACGCGGAATGGCAAACACGATTATGGAGGCATCGCACACACAGAAAACGCAACTGTATATATTGACCAATATGAAGGCTATGTACCGTTACTAAAAGAGATCATCAAATTTTTTGAAAACCGGCACCTCTCCGGTTCCTCCCGCAGAAACCCTGGAAATTTACGCATTCATGGATGCAGCCGCCAAAAGTAA